The following DNA comes from Enterobacter sp. SA187.
AGATCGCTGTACCAGATACCGTGCTTGCTGTTTTCGCCGCCGGTATTGGTTTTCTGGCTGTGACCGTGGCCAAAGCCCGGATTCACCCGCAGCCAGACGCGATGCCCTGGCGAGACTTCCCCCAGTTGGCGCAGCATATCCACCGATCCGGCATTCACCGGAATTTGCAGCTCATGCACCCGCGTAAGCGTCGGGGCGTCGATCATATCAGCGGTGAAGACCACGTCATCGGGACTGGTCTGCGGCTCGTAACCCGCCACCAGCGCGCGCTCAATTTCACCCAGCGACACGGAATCCACTTTCACGCCCAGCTCGCGCATCAGGCGCAGAATGTGCACGTTGGAGCAGGCCTTCTGCGCAAAACGCACCACGTCGAACTGACTGAGCTGGGCGATTTTTTCGCGGATGATCTGCGCGTCGTACGCCCAGACCGGGCAGCCGTACAGGGCCGGCAGCGCCAGCAGGTTCGCGGCGTTAAGGGCGGTGTCGGTGTTGTTAAGTGAGCGTGGCATAGGTGGCTCCGGTTAATAATTTTTAGCTATTACGCCACAACGCGAACCGGATAAAAAATATCGTTTTATCGCGAGTCTATTCATTTATGATATGGGAATATGTTGTATGAGGAACCTGTCATGCCCGCCGTTAACCTGCGCCATATCGAAATTTTTCACGCGGTGATGACCACCGGCAACCTGACGGAGGCGGCGCGGCTGTTGCAGACGTCACAGCCCACCGTCAGCCGTGAGCTGGCGCGCTTTGAAAAGGTGATCGGCCTGACGCTGTTCGAGCGCACGCGGGGCCGCCTGCATCCCACGGTGCAGGGGCTGCGGTTGTTCGAAGAAGTACAACGCTCCTGGTACGGGCTGGACCGCATCGTCAGCGCCGCCGAAAGCCTGCGGGAATTCCGCCAGGGGGAGCTGTCGGTGGTCTGCCTGCCGGTGTTCTCCCAGTCGTTTCTGCCGCTGCTGCTGCAACCCTTTCTGGCGCGCTACCCGGAGGTCAGCCTCAACGTGGTACCGCAGGAGTCGCCGCTGCTGGAGGAGTGGCTGTCCGCGCAGCGTCACGATCTGGGGCTGACGGAGACATTGAGCACGCCCGCAGGCACCGGGCGCACGCCGCTGCTGACGCTTAACGAAGTGTGCGTACTGCCGCAGGATCATCCGCTGGCGCATAAAACCGTGCTGACGCCGGAGGATTTTCAGGGGGAAAACTACATCAGCCTGTCGCGTACCGACAGCTATCGCCAGTTGCTGGACGCGCTTTTCGCGGAGCATCAGGTGAAGCGGCGGATGGTAGTGGAAACGCACAGCGCGGCGTCGGTGTGCGCCATGGTACGGGCAGGCGCGGGGGTGTCGGTGGTAAATCCGCTGACCGCGCTGGATTATGCCGCCAGCGGCGTAGTGGTCAGGCGTTTCAGCATTGACGTGCCTTTTACCGTCAGCCTGATCCGCCCGCTGCACCGCCCCGCCTCGGCGCTGGTGGAAGCCTTTGCGCGGCATCTGCAATCTTCCATGCCGCGCATCACCGAACCGCTGGATGCGGTGCTGGCGCGGCCTTAAGAGAGCATAAACTCCACCGCATCGGCGGCATGCAGCGCGGCGGTGTCAAATACCGGGATCGGGCACTGGTCAGCCGGCACCAGCAGTTCGATTTCAGTACAGCCGAATATCACCCCCTGCGCCCCTTCCGCCGCCATGCGCGCGATTAGCCCAAGGAAATAGTCACGCGACGGCTCGCTGAAGGTGCCGAGGCAAAGTTCTTCAAAAATGATCTGATTGACCCGCCCGCGATCGTCCGCATCCGGCACCGTGGTTTGAATCCCAAAATTGTGCGCCAGTCGGCCACGGTAAAACTCCTGCTCCATGGTATAGCGCGTACCGAGCAGCGCCACGGATTTCAGCCCGGCGCGCTGAATTGCCCGGGCGGTGGCATCGGCGATATGTAAAAACGGCACCTGACAGCGGTCTTCAATCTGCCCCGCCACTTTATGCATGGTGTTGGTACAAAGCACGATACCCTGCGCGCCCGCGCGCTCAAGCCCCGCCGCCGCTTCCGCCAGCATCACGCCAGCCTTATGCCAGTCGCCGTTAGCCTGGCAGGCTTCGATCTCGTGAAAGTCCACGCTGTGCAACAGGAGGCTGGCGGAATGCAGCCCTCCCAGCCGTGCTTTTACCCCTTCATTAATTAAGCGGTAATACGGAATGGTGGATTCCCAGCTCATACCGCCGAGCAAGCCTATCGTTTTCATCTTTTTCCCCTTAAACGTTATCGTCAAAACAATATGTGATCGGCTTTCCACTTCACCGGCTCTGGCGTTTCTTTTTAGCTCTGGCTGATATAAATTTAATGAAACAATGTTTTACTTCATGCAATTTACTGACTACAGGACGATCCGATGTTTATTTTCCATAAAGACACTCAGCTTGACGATTTGGGCAACGGCGTCACCCGTCGTATCCTTGCGCACGACGGTAAAATGATGGCAGTAGAAGTCAATTTTGAAGAAGGCGCGGTCGGCCCGCTTCATAACCATCCTCATGAACAGCTGACCTATGTGCTCTCCGGCGAATTTGAATTTACCATCGGCGATGAAAAACATATCGTCAGCGCCGGGGATACACTTTACAAGAAACCGCACGTAATGCACGGCTGCGTCTGCCTGAAGCCCGGTACGCTGCTCGACACCTTCACGCCGGTACGGGAAGATTTCCTTAAAAGCTGATAGCCCGCCACTGTTTAAAGCGCCCTCTGCACGGAGGGCGTTTTTATTTATGCCGACGCGCTAAATACTTAGTCTGTAAATGATTTTAGCGGTGATCTATTTCTGGCTGCGCCTTGTTTTATTCATGTTCTGTATGTCATTCGCCCTGTCTATACATCAGATCTTTTTCGCAGAAATGACACACACCTCACCTTATTGAAACGTCGTTTCGACTCTGATCACATTTCCATGATTAATCGAATGACGCCGTAACAAATCACAATAAAATAAATTAAAACGATGTTTTACAAATCAAGAACGCGAGTTCAGAAGATTTTAAAACTCATTCACACCGCCCATGGAAAAGGGCAAAGATTTTGCACATTTACGCCTTCGCCTTACCGGTGCGGGCACCAGAAATCTCCGGTTCCGTTTTAAACCATTGATCGCCAGGTAGGTATGTATGAATGAAAACAGAGCACTGGGATTAGCCTGGATTTCACCTTATATCATAGGGTTGATTATCTTTACGGCCTTTCCCTTCGTTTCATCTTTTGTACTCAGCTTTACCGAGTACGATTTGATGAGCCCGCCGGTATTTAACGGCATAGAAAACTATCGCTATATGCTGACAGAAGATTCTCTCTTCTGGAAATCCATGGGCGTGACCTTTGCCTATGTATTTTTAACCATCCCCCTCAAGCTGGCCTTCGCGCTGGGTATTGCGTTTGTACTGAACTTTAAACTGCGCGGCATCGGTTTTTTCCGTACCGCTTATTATATTCCATCGATCCTCGGCAGCTCTGTGGCAATTGCCGTGCTGTGGCGCGCGCTCTTTGCCATTGATGGTCTGCTAAACAGCTTTATCGGCGTGTTTGGTCTGGATCCCATTAACTGGCTGGGCGAACCGTCGCTGGCGCTGATGTCCGTGACCCTGTTGCGCGTCTGGCAGTTTGGCTCGGCAATGGTGATTTTCCTCGCCGCACTGCAAAACGTTCCGCAATCACAGTATGAAGCGGCAATGATCGACGGCGCATCCAAATGGCAGATGTTCATGAAAGTGACGGTGCCGCTGATCACGCCGGTCATTTTCTTCAACTTCATTATGCAGACCACGCAGGCCTTCCAGGAATTTACCGGGCCATACGTGATCACCGGCGGCGGGCCGACCTACTCCACCTACCTGTTCTCGCTCTATATCTACGACACCGCCTTCAAGTACTTTGATATGGGCTATGGCGCAGCGCTGGCGTGGGTACTGTTCCTGGTCGTGGCACTCTTCGCCTCTGTCGCCTTTAAATCTTCAAAATACTGGGTGTTCTACTCCGCCGATAAGGGAGGCAAAAATGGCTGACGTACAACAAATTACGCCTGCAATGACAGACGCAGAGCGCGAAGTGGCGCAGACGCAGCGTAAAGAGAAGATCAGCGCCGCGATCCGCTACGTGATCCTGCTGTTTGTTGGCCTGTTGATGCTCTATCCGCTGGCGTGGATGTTCTCAGCGTCGTTCAAACCGAACCACGAGATCTTCACCACGCTCGGACTGTGGCCTGCCCACCCGACCAGCGACGGCTTTGTGAACGGCTGGAAAACCGGCACGGAATACACCTTCGGCCATTACATGTGGAACACGTTCAAATATGTGATCCCGAAAGTGCTGCTGACCATCATCTCGTCAACCATTGTGGCCTACGGTTTTGCGCGCTTTGAAATTCCATGGAAGAAGTTCTGGTTCGCGACGCTTATCGCCACCATGTTGCTGCCAAGCACCGTGCTGCTGATCCCGCAGTACCTGATGTTCCGTGAAATGGGCATGCTGAACAGCTATCTGCCGCTGTATCTGCCGACCGCGTTCGCCACGCAAGGGTTCTTCGTCTTCATGCTGATCCAGTTCCTGCGCGGCGTGCCGCGCGACATGGAAGAAGCGGCGCAGATCGATGGCTGTAACTCGGCGCAGGTACTGTGGTACGTGGTGGTGCCGATCCTGAAACCGGCGATTATCTCCGTGGCGCTGTTCCAGTTCATGTGGTCAATGAACGACTTTATCGGGCCGCTGATCTACGTCTACAGCGTGGACAAATATCCGATCGCCCTGGCGCTGAAAATGTCCATCGACGTCACTGAAGGCGCGCCGTGGAACGAAATTCTGGCAATGGCGAGTATCTCCATTCTGCCGTCCATCATTGTGTTCTTCCTGGCTCAGCGCTACTTCGTGCAGGGCGTTACCAGCAGCGGAATTAAAGGTTAAGAGGGAAATATCATGGCTGAAGTTATTTTCAACAAACTGGAAAAAGTGTACTCCAACGGCTTCAAAGCGGTACATGGTATCGACCTGAAAATCGCTGACGGGGAGTTTATGGTGATCGTCGGGCCATCCGGCTGCGCCAAGTCCACCACCCTGCGTATGCTGGCGGGCCTGGAAACCATCAGCGGCGGCGAAGTGCGTATTGGCGAGCGCGTGGTCAACAATCTCGCGCCGAAAGCGCGTGGTATCGCCATGGTGTTCCAGAACTATGCGCTCTATCCGCATATGACGGTGCGCGAGAACCTGGCCTTTGGCCTGAAGCTGAGCAAAATCCCGAAAGATCAGATTGATAAACAGGTGGATGAAGCGGCAAAAATCCTTGAGCTGGAGGAGCTGCTGGACAGACTGCCGCGTCAGCTTTCCGGCGGTCAGGCGCAGCGTGTGGCGGTAGGCCGCGCGATTGTGAAAAAGCCGGACGTTTTCCTGTTTGACGAACCGCTTTCCAACCTCGACGCCAAGCTGCGCGCCTCGATGCGCATCCGTATTTCGGATCTGCACAAACAGCTGAAACAGTCCGGCAAACCGGCCACCACGGTCTACGTGACGCACGATCAAACCGAAGCGATGACCATGGGCGACCGCATCTGCGTGATGAAGCTCGGTCACATCATGCAGGTGGATACGCCGGATAACCTCTACCACTTCCCGAAAAACATGTTCGTGGCGGGCTTTATCGGCGCGCCAGAGATGAACATCAAACCGGGAAAAATCGTCAGAAAAGGTGAAGATCTGCACATCACCGTTGGCGACGAAACGCTGCCCCTGAACGCGAAACAGCGCGAAAAAGTGGCCAATTATCAGGATCAGGACGTCTTCTTTGGCGTGCGCCCGGAATTTGTCTCCGTCTCCGACGAGCCTTTTGCCGAAGGTTACGGTTCAGGGGATCTGGTGCGCGTGGAAAACATGGGTCATGAATTCTTTGTTTACCTGCGCGTTGGTAACTATGAACTGACCGCCCGCATTCCTTCTGATGTAGCCAAACCGATGATAGCGAAAGGTTTACATCGTAAGGTGTACTTCAAGTTTGACATGGATAAGTGTCATATTTTTGACGCGAAAACCGAACAGAACATCTCTCTCTAAACTGGAGCATAAAAATGAAAAAAGTGCTTTTAAGCGCAGCGATCTCCGCCACTCTGGGACTCTGTGCCTTACCTTCTTACGCCGCGGACAATGTGGATCTGCGTATGTCCTGGTGGGGCGGCAATGGTCGCCACCAGGTCACCCTGAAAGCGATTGAAGAGTTTCACAAGCTGCACCCGAACATCAATGTGAAATCTGAGTACACCGGCTGGGATGGTCACCTCTCCCGCCTGACCACCCAGATCGCCGGCGGCACCGAGCCTGACGTGATGCAGACTAACTGGAACTGGCTGCCGATTTTTTCCAAAACCGGTGACGGCTTCTACGATCTGAACCAGGTGAAAGACGTTATTGACTTAAGCCAGTTCGATCCGAAAGAGCTGAAAAGCACCACCGTTAACGGCAAGCTGAATGGCATTCCGATCTCCGTCACGGCGCGCGTCTTCTATTTCAACGATGAGACCTGGAAAAAAGCGGGTGTCGCCTACCCGAAAACCTGGGACGAGCTGAAAGCCGCGGGCAAAACCTTTGAAAGCAAGCTGGGTAAACAGTATTACCCGGTGGTGCTTGAGCACCAGGATACGCTGGCGCTGCTGAACTCGTACATGATCCAGAAATACAACATTCCGGCGGTAGACGAGAAAACCAAAAAATTCGCCTACAGCAAAGAGCAGTGGGTGGAGTTCTTCCAGACCTATAAGAACCTGGTCGACAGCCACGTGATGCCGGACACCAAGTACTATGCGTCCTTCGGGAAGAGCAACATGTATGAGATGAAACCCTGGATCGAAGGGGAATGGGGCGGCACCTATATGTGGAACTCCACCATCACCAAATACTCCGACAACCTGAAGCCACCGGCGAAGCTGGAACTGGGCAGCTATCCGATGCTGGACGGCGCCACCGACGCAGGCCTGTTCTTTAAACCGGCGCAAATGCTCTCTATCGGTAAATCCACTAAGCATCCGAAAGAAGCAGCCGAGCTGATTAACTTCCTGCTGAACAGCAAAGAAGGCGCGGAAACCCTCGGTCTGGAGCGCGGTGTACCGCTGAGTAAAGCGGCGGTGGAAACCCTGACCGCCAGCGGCGCGATTAAAGAAGAAGATCCGGCGGTTGCGGGTCTGCGCCTGGCGCAGTCTCTGCCATCGAAACTGACGGTATCGCCATACTTTGACGATCCGCAGATCGTGGCACAGTTCGGGACCGCATTGCAGTATATCGACTACGGCCAGAAAAGCGTGGAAGAAACCGCCGCTGACTTCCAGCGTCAGGCAGAACGTATTCTGAAACGCGCGATGCGTTAATCGCTCTTACCGGGAAAGAAAAAGGGCAGCGTCTGACGCTGCCTTTTTTTATTACTTACGAGGAGGGAAAGTACACTGGCTGCGTTCTTCCATGCAATGCCAGGTAAAACTCCTGGGTTCGAGGGTAAATATGACGCCACTTCCAAAAGGTTGTTCCCATTTGGGGATCTTATGTGGATTTGTATACTCCAGGCTAAGAATCAATGTATCCAGATTAGAGAAATCGTAAGTACAGGGAGAAGTGCTTAACTGACCACAGGCTGCCGTTCTTTCGTCATTCTGGTAGAAATGGCTGTCCTGTGCGTTGTAATAGCCCCTTATTTCGCCTTCGCCGCCCTGCGTATATCCGGACACACCAAATGCTGAAAATTCGCCCCCTGCCGGACTACGATCGCCCCTCAGTAAATTCATTCTTCCCGGATTACCCGGCTCGCCTGTGGGGGTAAATTTCAGCGCCTCTATGGGCAGAATATAAAACGACTGATTGGCGCCCCCCGTATTGGTATTGTATTCAAAGCCAATAACTTCAATCACAAGGAATTCCAGCTTATACGAAGGGATATAAATATCTTTTGCGAAAGTGGTACTTGAGCCGCTTTTTGCACCGATACAAAACTCGCCCATGCGGTTACAGATTCCGCTATTAAATGACACCGCAAACGAGGTTAATGCAACATCCAAATCTTCACCCTGCGGGGGACTCACCACAGCGTCAGCCGAACAGGTGGCCGGGACCACGCCTGTGATTTCATAAGTTTTGAAACGATGATTGTAAAACCGGGTAGAACTATTGCCGGGCGTAGGAGGGCAGCCGTTATCAAAATCCCAATCCATGTTCACGCCTTCCCAGACCAGCCACTCGATATTTTCGTGGTTACCTTCATACTCATGCCTATTATGAGCGACATAATAAGTATCAGAAAAATTCTTGCCAGCCCGCGGTAAATTGGGCTGTAGCGATGAATAAACGCTCCTTCCCTGTAGCTGATTTTTATCCTTTGTTTTCCAGTAAACATTAACGCCCAGCACCTGATTACCGCCGGAATCATTAGGCATTCTTCCAACCATCTGGATTTTGAGCGTGATAAAATGGTCTTTAGGCTCGGGCGTACGCTTCTGAAAACTAAAACGACCAGCATTGGGTTCATCGGCCGCCATCGCGCTGCTACTTAATATGATGGCGGTAAGCAGGCCAACGACGATTCCTGTCTTTTTCATAAATAACTCCTTCATCAGGCCGCGGAAACAACCTGATATTTGCCATTGTGCTGTTGAACGACCCGATACGCGCCGAACACCTTACTGCCGGGCGTGACGGTGCGGGTTTTATGGTTAAAGCGGACGGTAACGCGCGTCCCGCCCTCCCCCTGCGAAATCATTACCACTCGCGGCGATGCCGGGACGGTTGCGGAAGGCATTTCGTGCCGCATGCGGCTTGCCAGCAGCATCGGGCTGCCGCTGAGCAGCGGCGCTGGATCAAGCGCGACGCCTTTATAGCCAATCTCCAGATGCAGATGCGGCCCGGTGGATAACCCGGTGTTACCGGAGGTGGCAATGGTTTCCCCGGCAGACAAGCGATCGCCTTTACGCACAGTCACCGTATTGAGATGTAAATAGCGGCTGTACCAGCCGTCATTGTGCCGCACGGTGAGATAGTTCCCGGCGCGGCGATCGTGCCCACGCTCCACCACCACGCCATCCGCCACCGACATCACCGGGCTGCCGATCGGCACCGGCAGATCCATCCCTTTATGTTCGATATAACGCCCCAGAATCGGGTGGCGGCGCAGGCCAAAAGCGGAGCTGACTGCCACCTTTTTCTCTATGGGGTGCACAAAGCGCACCTCATCGGTGATTATGCTACTGGAAGGCGCTGCCGTATCGGACTGCGGCAGCGCCTGCTGTAACAAAGGCGTGAAAGCAGTGGTGGCCTGCTGCTGATCGCAGCTGCCGATGGATAACGGCGCGATGCTGAGCCACAGGCTCCAGATCAAACAGGGCACTGGCTACCTCCCGATAATGACGAGCGTAAAGGCGGTAAGCGCAATCGCCGGGCCAAAAGGAATGTAGACAGGTCGTTTATCGCCGTCGCCACGGGTAACGAAATAGATCGCCGCATAACAGAGCAGGCCCAGCAGCGCCGAGTAGAGCAACAGCTCAGGCAGCCGCTGCCAGCCAAGCCAGGCGCCCGCCGCCGCGAAAAGCTTCACATCGCCGTTGCCAAGGCCCTCGTATTTGCAGAAGGCGCACCACAACTTCATCACGCACCACAGCAGCAGCCACGCCAGCACCACGCCATAGACGGCGTCTTTGGGGCGAATAAAGGAATAGCCCGCCACGCTGAGCAGCAGTCCGCCCCACAGCACGCTAAACACCAGCGCATCCGGCAGGAGCAGGTGTTTAAAATCAATCACCGCAGCGGTATAGAGCAGCAGAAACAGCAGCGCCCAGGCCAGCAGGATCACAGGCGAGAGTGGCGCGCCAAAGAAGGCCAGCGCCCCCCACACCAGCCCCATCGCCAGTTCGGAAAGCGGATAAATCGCCGGGATGGCAGCGGCGCAGCGTCGACATTTTCCGCGCAGCAGCAGCCAACTCAGGACGGGAATATTATCCCGGGGTTTAATATCGCTTTTACACGACGGGCAGTGGGACGGCGGCCACCAGAGATTAACCCCGGCGTCATCGCCATTCTCGTGGATGCCCATCATTAGCGGCAGACGGTAAATAATGACGTTCGCCAGACTGCCAAACAACAGCCCCAGCAGTAAAAAGAGCCCCGGCAGCCAGGGCAGCAACAGTTCCATGTCTTTTCGTTCCTTTTTCCTGCTTAAAACGAACCGCTGGCACCCATCGCAGCCAGTTTGTCACTCAGCGCAAAGAGCGCGGCAAAGACCCAAATTACGCAACCGCCCAGCACCAGCGTAGAAAGTGATTTCAGCAAGCCTGAAAGTTTCCCGATATAGACACGAATACTTTCGCGGGACTTATCTGACACCGCCATCAGCACTTCATTAAAAGAAGGCAGCGCGGCGTACAGGCTGATATTCAGCA
Coding sequences within:
- a CDS encoding carbohydrate ABC transporter permease, which gives rise to MNENRALGLAWISPYIIGLIIFTAFPFVSSFVLSFTEYDLMSPPVFNGIENYRYMLTEDSLFWKSMGVTFAYVFLTIPLKLAFALGIAFVLNFKLRGIGFFRTAYYIPSILGSSVAIAVLWRALFAIDGLLNSFIGVFGLDPINWLGEPSLALMSVTLLRVWQFGSAMVIFLAALQNVPQSQYEAAMIDGASKWQMFMKVTVPLITPVIFFNFIMQTTQAFQEFTGPYVITGGGPTYSTYLFSLYIYDTAFKYFDMGYGAALAWVLFLVVALFASVAFKSSKYWVFYSADKGGKNG
- a CDS encoding M23 family metallopeptidase, with the protein product MPCLIWSLWLSIAPLSIGSCDQQQATTAFTPLLQQALPQSDTAAPSSSIITDEVRFVHPIEKKVAVSSAFGLRRHPILGRYIEHKGMDLPVPIGSPVMSVADGVVVERGHDRRAGNYLTVRHNDGWYSRYLHLNTVTVRKGDRLSAGETIATSGNTGLSTGPHLHLEIGYKGVALDPAPLLSGSPMLLASRMRHEMPSATVPASPRVVMISQGEGGTRVTVRFNHKTRTVTPGSKVFGAYRVVQQHNGKYQVVSAA
- a CDS encoding ABC transporter substrate-binding protein — encoded protein: MKKVLLSAAISATLGLCALPSYAADNVDLRMSWWGGNGRHQVTLKAIEEFHKLHPNINVKSEYTGWDGHLSRLTTQIAGGTEPDVMQTNWNWLPIFSKTGDGFYDLNQVKDVIDLSQFDPKELKSTTVNGKLNGIPISVTARVFYFNDETWKKAGVAYPKTWDELKAAGKTFESKLGKQYYPVVLEHQDTLALLNSYMIQKYNIPAVDEKTKKFAYSKEQWVEFFQTYKNLVDSHVMPDTKYYASFGKSNMYEMKPWIEGEWGGTYMWNSTITKYSDNLKPPAKLELGSYPMLDGATDAGLFFKPAQMLSIGKSTKHPKEAAELINFLLNSKEGAETLGLERGVPLSKAAVETLTASGAIKEEDPAVAGLRLAQSLPSKLTVSPYFDDPQIVAQFGTALQYIDYGQKSVEETAADFQRQAERILKRAMR
- a CDS encoding ABC transporter ATP-binding protein — its product is MAEVIFNKLEKVYSNGFKAVHGIDLKIADGEFMVIVGPSGCAKSTTLRMLAGLETISGGEVRIGERVVNNLAPKARGIAMVFQNYALYPHMTVRENLAFGLKLSKIPKDQIDKQVDEAAKILELEELLDRLPRQLSGGQAQRVAVGRAIVKKPDVFLFDEPLSNLDAKLRASMRIRISDLHKQLKQSGKPATTVYVTHDQTEAMTMGDRICVMKLGHIMQVDTPDNLYHFPKNMFVAGFIGAPEMNIKPGKIVRKGEDLHITVGDETLPLNAKQREKVANYQDQDVFFGVRPEFVSVSDEPFAEGYGSGDLVRVENMGHEFFVYLRVGNYELTARIPSDVAKPMIAKGLHRKVYFKFDMDKCHIFDAKTEQNISL
- a CDS encoding LysR family transcriptional regulator, with amino-acid sequence MPAVNLRHIEIFHAVMTTGNLTEAARLLQTSQPTVSRELARFEKVIGLTLFERTRGRLHPTVQGLRLFEEVQRSWYGLDRIVSAAESLREFRQGELSVVCLPVFSQSFLPLLLQPFLARYPEVSLNVVPQESPLLEEWLSAQRHDLGLTETLSTPAGTGRTPLLTLNEVCVLPQDHPLAHKTVLTPEDFQGENYISLSRTDSYRQLLDALFAEHQVKRRMVVETHSAASVCAMVRAGAGVSVVNPLTALDYAASGVVVRRFSIDVPFTVSLIRPLHRPASALVEAFARHLQSSMPRITEPLDAVLARP
- a CDS encoding aspartate/glutamate racemase: MKTIGLLGGMSWESTIPYYRLINEGVKARLGGLHSASLLLHSVDFHEIEACQANGDWHKAGVMLAEAAAGLERAGAQGIVLCTNTMHKVAGQIEDRCQVPFLHIADATARAIQRAGLKSVALLGTRYTMEQEFYRGRLAHNFGIQTTVPDADDRGRVNQIIFEELCLGTFSEPSRDYFLGLIARMAAEGAQGVIFGCTEIELLVPADQCPIPVFDTAALHAADAVEFMLS
- a CDS encoding cupin domain-containing protein, whose amino-acid sequence is MFIFHKDTQLDDLGNGVTRRILAHDGKMMAVEVNFEEGAVGPLHNHPHEQLTYVLSGEFEFTIGDEKHIVSAGDTLYKKPHVMHGCVCLKPGTLLDTFTPVREDFLKS
- a CDS encoding carbohydrate ABC transporter permease, which produces MADVQQITPAMTDAEREVAQTQRKEKISAAIRYVILLFVGLLMLYPLAWMFSASFKPNHEIFTTLGLWPAHPTSDGFVNGWKTGTEYTFGHYMWNTFKYVIPKVLLTIISSTIVAYGFARFEIPWKKFWFATLIATMLLPSTVLLIPQYLMFREMGMLNSYLPLYLPTAFATQGFFVFMLIQFLRGVPRDMEEAAQIDGCNSAQVLWYVVVPILKPAIISVALFQFMWSMNDFIGPLIYVYSVDKYPIALALKMSIDVTEGAPWNEILAMASISILPSIIVFFLAQRYFVQGVTSSGIKG
- a CDS encoding prepilin peptidase — translated: MELLLPWLPGLFLLLGLLFGSLANVIIYRLPLMMGIHENGDDAGVNLWWPPSHCPSCKSDIKPRDNIPVLSWLLLRGKCRRCAAAIPAIYPLSELAMGLVWGALAFFGAPLSPVILLAWALLFLLLYTAAVIDFKHLLLPDALVFSVLWGGLLLSVAGYSFIRPKDAVYGVVLAWLLLWCVMKLWCAFCKYEGLGNGDVKLFAAAGAWLGWQRLPELLLYSALLGLLCYAAIYFVTRGDGDKRPVYIPFGPAIALTAFTLVIIGR